The Trichosurus vulpecula isolate mTriVul1 chromosome 3, mTriVul1.pri, whole genome shotgun sequence genome includes a window with the following:
- the STPG3 gene encoding protein STPG3, whose product MNFDQKAVKFLANFYMNGGQHWTHGGIQTSQPAPPSSRRKLSRNHPVLPTRPESIERWESTKHSAPQDVQKLSMGGTNLMQEPQLLRVRNVKEVNGGSERRPPILLDMDTPGPTQYSAPDVSIRESSPHPCYSISCKIPTRDGGGRRAWQTTWFQSESPFTQKADFIREKQWPSPFHYTQPCNLGPQQPCRPSFPAFTFGHRRLVNKAKETRPSPNTYNVIPGFQLKGPRSPAFSMSRAQTLNSWISPAHTPGPAAYYVEDSYNSRFPSTPGVLIQGERRPKRHETGPFCTL is encoded by the exons atgaattttgaCCAGAAGGCTGTGAAGTTTTTGGCAAATTTTTATATGAATGGAGGCCAACACTGGACCCATGGTGGTATACAGACAAGCCAGCCAGCACCTCCCAGCAGCCG GAGGAAGTTGTCACGGAACCATCCAGTCCTACCCACGCGCCCCGAATCTATAGAAAGGTGGGAATCTACAAAGCATTCAGCACCCCAGGATGTTCAAAAACTCTCTATGGGGGGAACCAACCTGATGCAGGAACCACAACTTCTCCGGGTCAGGAATGTAAAAGAAGTCAATGGAG GCTCAGAAAGACGACCCCCGATCCTGCTAGACATGGATACTCCAGGGCCGACCCAGTACTCTGCACCTGACGTGAGCATCCGGGAGTCTTCACCACATCCCTGCTACAGCATTAGCTGCAAGATACCCACTCGGG ATGGTGGTGGTCGCAGGGCATGGCAAACCACCTGGTTCCAGAGTGAAAGCCCTTTCACACAGAAGGCAGACTTCATCAGGGAGAAGCAG TGGCCGTCTCCATTCCACTACACACAGCCCTGCAATCTGGGCCCCCAGCAGCCCTGCCGGCCCAGCTTTCCTGCCTTCACCTTCGGCCACAGGAGGCTGGTTAACAAGGCCA AGGAAACTCGGCCCAGCCCAAACACCTACAATGTTATACCAGGCTTTCAGCTTAAGGGACCTCGATCTCCTGCCTTCTCTATGAGCCGGGCCCAGACTCTCAACAGTTGGATCAGTCCTG CTCATACCCCAGGGCCAGCTGCATATTATGTCGAAGATTCCTACAACTCCCGATTCCCGTCAACCCCTGGAGTCCTCATCCAGGGCGAGCGCAGGCCTAAGCGGCATGAGACCGGGCCCTTCTGCACCCTCTAG
- the FAM166A gene encoding protein FAM166A: MIAAKNHSLFTPEPHYIPGYAGFYPQLRYQVGYTYGRTTAQVLTDPTVNKSPCSVLAPLSKPKFIEDSSQNKISHAQYMDENQPYIPHYTGSQPFKDFEVRGHYPPLGTELHGTPVTDSSGYMFSTGTGTETMPYPPYPPCPPGKVNEPEFGHPGLRLAYGKEGWKTSPSLDKTPVYPQLHHFRRDVYPSLPPQTETLDVGRFERLPKLDKPNLIQHKAISGYAGFVPRFTWVMGMNYRDGVQQAMDEFDRSQFLIRNPVYPLGERLPKQHWPDTKVYHSQGLIPFYTGFIPSIFERDLWFNIWQQYSQSLPK, from the exons ATGATAGCAGCTAAGAATCACAGCCTTTTCACACCGGAGCCACACTATATACCTGG CTATGCCGGCTTCTATCCCCAACTACGATACCAGGTGGGATACACTTATGGCCGGACCACTGCACAGGTGCTGACGGACCCAACAGTGAATAAGAGCCCATGTTCTGTGTTGGCACCACTCAGCAAACCCAAGTTCATTGAGGATTCTAGCCAAAATAAAATATCCCATGCACAATATATGGATGAGAACCAGCCCTATATCCCTCATTACACAG GATCCCAGCCCTTTAAGGACTTTGAGGTCAGAGGACACTATCCACCCCTTGGGACGGAGCTACATGGCACTCCTGTGACAGACAGCAGTGGGTACATGTTTTCAACAGGCACAGGCACTGAAACTATGCCCTACCCACCTTACCCACCATGTCCACCAGGCAAGGTCAACGAACCTGAATTTGGACATCCAGGTCTCCGACTGGCATATGGAAAGGAAGGGTGGAAAACCTCACCCTCTCTTGACAAGACTCCTGTATATCCCCAG CTGCACCACTTTCGAAGAGATGTGTATCCCTCTCTGCCACCCCAGACGGAGACACTAGATGTCGGCAGGTTTGAGAGGCTTCCCAAGCTAGACAAGCCCAACCTGATCCAGCACAAAGCCATCTCGG GCTACGCTGGATTCGTACCACGATTCACTTGGGTGATGGGAATGAATTATCGAGATGGTGTCCAGCAGGCCATGGACGAATTCGATAGAAGCCAG TTTCTAATAAGAAACCCTGTTTACCCTCTGGGAGAGAGACTACCAAAACAACACTGGCCAGACACCAAAGTGTACCACAGTCAAGGACTGATACCTTTCTACACAGGATTCATACCAAGTAT CTTTGAGAGAGACTTATGGTTTAACATTTGGCAGCAGTACTCGCAAAGCTTACCGAAatga
- the TUBB4B gene encoding tubulin beta-4B chain produces the protein MREIVHLQAGQCGNQIGAKFWEVISDEHGIDPTGTYHGDSDLQLERINVYYNEATGGKYVPRAVLVDLEPGTMDSVRSGPFGQIFRPDNFVFGQSGAGNNWAKGHYTEGAELVDSVLDVVRKEAESCDCLQGFQLTHSLGGGTGSGMGTLLISKIREEYPDRIMNTFSVVPSPKVSDTVVEPYNATLSVHQLVENTDETYCIDNEALYDICFRTLKLTTPTYGDLNHLVSATMSGVTTCLRFPGQLNADLRKLAVNMVPFPRLHFFMPGFAPLTSRGSQQYRALTVPELTQQMFDAKNMMAACDPRHGRYLTVAAVFRGRMSMKEVDEQMLNVQNKNSSYFVEWIPNNVKTAVCDIPPRGLKMSATFIGNSTAIQELFKRISEQFTAMFRRKAFLHWYTGEGMDEMEFTEAESNMNDLVSEYQQYQDATAEEEGEFEEEAEEEVA, from the exons ATGAGGGAGATCGTGCACCTCCAGGCCGGGCAGTGCGGCAACCAGATCGGCGCAAAG TTCTGGGAGGTGATCAGTGACGAACATGGTATCGACCCCACCGGAACCTACCATGGGGACAGCGACCTGCAGCTGGAGAGGATCAACGTGTATTACAACGAAGCCACCG GTGGGAAATATGTGCCCCGAGCAGTCCTGGTCGATCTTGAGCCTGGAACAATGGACTCTGTCCGTTCTGGACCTTTCGGACAGATTTTCAGGCCAGACAACTTTGTCTTCG GCCAGAGTGGTGCTGGAAACAACTGGGCGAAAGGCCATTACACAGAAGGTGCGGAACTGGTTGACTCAGTATTAGATGTTGtaagaaaagaagcagaaagtTGTGACTGTCTCCAGGGCTTCCAGCTGACACACTCTCTGGGTGGTGGGACTGGGTCTGGGATGGGCACTCTCTTAATCAGCAAGATCCGGGAAGAGTACCCAGACAGAATCATGAACACTTTCAGCGTTGTACCCTCCCCCAAGGTATCGGACACTGTAGTAGAGCCCTACAATGCAACCCTCTCAGTACACCAGCTTGTAGAAAACACAGATGAAACCTATTGTATTGATAATGAAGCCCTCTATGATATCTGTTTCAGAACCCTGAAATTGACCACTCCCACATATGGTGACCTGAACCACCTGGTGTCAGCAACCATGAGTGGCGTCACCACCTGCTTACGTTTCCCAGGGCAGCTTAACGCTGACTTGCGTAAGCTGGCAGTGAACATGGTCCCCTTTCCCCGTCTGCACTTCTTTATGCCTGGCTTTGCTCCACTGACTAGCCGTGGTAGCCAGCAGTACCGTGCTTTAACTGTGCCAGAGCTCACCCAGCAGATGTTTGATGCAAAGAACATGATGGCTGCTTGTGACCCGAGGCATGGGCGCTATCTTACTGTGGCAGCCGTGTTCAGAGGCCGTATGTCCATGAAGGAGGTAGATGAGCAAATGCTCAATGTTCAAAACAAGAACAGCAGTTACTTTGTTGAATGGATTCCCAACAATGTGAAAACGGCCGTTTGTGACATCCCACCCCGGGGCCTGAAAATGTCTGCCACCTTCATTGGTAACAGTACTGCCATCCAAGAGCTCTTTAAGCGCATTTCTGAGCAGTTTACAGCCATGTTCCGCAGAAAGGCTTTCTTACATTGGTATACTGGAGAGGGCATGGATGAAATGGAATTCACTGAAGCAGAGAGCAACATGAATGATTTGGTTTCTGAGTATCAGCAGTATCAGGATGCCACagctgaggaggagggagaatttgaGGAGGAGGCTGAAGAGGAGGTGGCATAA